The Deltaproteobacteria bacterium genome includes a region encoding these proteins:
- a CDS encoding zinc ribbon domain-containing protein: MPIYEYRCKACGHVFEMIRGISDKDEEVVCPECRRMEAEKLLSLFSSSGTASQGSSCGPGPFT, encoded by the coding sequence ATGCCTATCTATGAGTACCGTTGCAAAGCCTGTGGCCATGTTTTCGAGATGATCCGGGGAATAAGCGACAAAGACGAAGAGGTTGTCTGCCCGGAGTGCCGCCGGATGGAAGCCGAAAAGCTCTTGTCTCTGTTCAGTTCGAGCGGGACCGCGTCGCAGGGATCGTCCTGTGGCCCCGGACCCTTCACCTGA
- a CDS encoding DUF4445 domain-containing protein produces the protein MRSDDRPDGSSAGEAADSFEVVFWPDQKAVAVEKGTTLLEAAGLAGVHINNLCGGQGVCGKCKVKVKKGTVEGRSKYLPVLTKEELQEGFVLACQTPVEDRLEVEIPPESRLEGEQILIEGGGMSYSEPALVERHPQEEAKVPFYSPLASKVYLQMPPPTLEDNLSDLDRVYRELRRKWEIPVLDIELDVLRGLSYLLRENDWKVTVTLGKITHGFRILQVEGGDTCKKNYGVAVDVGTTTVVAQLVNLASGRVAASCATHNRQIRYGEDVISRMIYACDRTKGLDPLNRAVIENINDLIGRLASEEGISVEDITAVLAAGNTTMTHLLLRLNPCFIRLEPYIPTASTFPVLKAAETGIRINPHGLVACMPGVSSYVGGDITAGVLASGIDDSAQISMLLDIGTNGEIVVGDNDWLVCCSASAGPAFEGGGTKCGMRAVEGAIQSVTISDGRVHISTIGGKKPRGICGSGLIDVIAALFENGLIHANGKFNMDRPIPQLKKTDEGLEFVLAPGDESETGKDIVITEYDISNLIKSKGAVFAAARVLVQSVGMDFADIERIYVAGGFGNYLNIEKAITIGLLPDLPPDRFEFIGNSSVAGARIGLVSNHAFEKAETIAKKMTYFELSVSHEFMDEFIAALFLPHTNQELFPSVMERTRSKGNSSQEASAL, from the coding sequence ATGAGAAGTGACGACAGACCGGATGGGTCGAGCGCCGGGGAGGCGGCGGACTCCTTTGAAGTGGTCTTCTGGCCGGATCAGAAGGCGGTTGCTGTCGAGAAGGGAACGACGCTACTTGAGGCCGCCGGTCTTGCAGGGGTCCATATCAATAACCTCTGTGGGGGACAGGGTGTCTGCGGCAAGTGCAAGGTGAAGGTCAAAAAGGGAACCGTGGAGGGCCGTTCCAAGTACCTCCCCGTGCTCACCAAGGAGGAGCTCCAAGAGGGTTTTGTTCTCGCCTGTCAGACCCCGGTGGAAGATAGGCTCGAGGTTGAGATTCCCCCGGAATCCCGCCTGGAGGGCGAGCAGATCCTTATCGAGGGCGGGGGGATGAGTTACAGTGAGCCGGCCCTTGTGGAGAGACACCCTCAAGAAGAGGCAAAGGTTCCCTTTTACAGTCCCCTGGCATCAAAGGTCTATCTCCAGATGCCCCCTCCGACTCTGGAGGACAATCTGTCAGACCTGGACAGGGTCTACCGCGAGTTGAGAAGAAAATGGGAGATCCCGGTTCTAGACATCGAGCTCGACGTCCTCAGGGGGCTCAGCTATCTGCTCCGTGAGAACGATTGGAAGGTGACTGTCACTCTGGGGAAGATAACCCATGGTTTTCGGATCCTTCAGGTGGAAGGAGGCGACACGTGCAAGAAGAACTACGGCGTGGCCGTGGACGTGGGTACCACCACCGTCGTGGCCCAACTGGTCAATCTCGCGTCAGGACGGGTTGCGGCCTCGTGTGCGACTCATAACCGCCAGATCCGATACGGAGAGGATGTCATTTCCAGAATGATCTACGCCTGCGACCGGACCAAGGGTCTTGATCCCCTCAACCGGGCGGTGATCGAGAACATCAACGATCTGATAGGGCGCCTGGCCAGCGAGGAGGGAATCTCCGTCGAGGATATTACCGCCGTTCTCGCCGCTGGGAACACCACCATGACCCACCTCCTTCTCCGGCTGAATCCGTGTTTCATCCGGCTGGAACCCTATATTCCCACTGCCAGCACGTTCCCGGTTCTTAAGGCGGCCGAAACGGGAATCCGCATCAATCCCCACGGGCTGGTGGCCTGTATGCCCGGCGTGAGCAGCTATGTGGGGGGTGATATCACGGCCGGGGTTTTGGCCTCGGGGATAGACGATTCGGCTCAGATCTCCATGCTTCTCGACATCGGGACGAACGGAGAAATAGTGGTGGGCGACAATGATTGGCTCGTCTGTTGCAGCGCCTCCGCAGGGCCGGCTTTTGAAGGGGGAGGGACCAAGTGCGGGATGAGGGCGGTGGAAGGGGCGATCCAGTCTGTGACCATCTCGGACGGCCGCGTGCACATCTCCACCATCGGCGGCAAGAAGCCCAGGGGCATTTGTGGCTCGGGCCTTATCGACGTTATTGCGGCGCTTTTCGAAAACGGCCTGATCCATGCCAACGGAAAATTCAACATGGATCGACCGATTCCACAGCTCAAGAAGACCGATGAGGGACTGGAGTTCGTCCTGGCTCCGGGTGATGAATCGGAAACGGGAAAGGACATCGTTATTACGGAGTATGATATCAGCAACCTGATAAAGTCCAAGGGTGCCGTCTTTGCGGCGGCCAGAGTGCTGGTTCAGAGTGTCGGAATGGACTTTGCCGACATCGAGCGGATCTATGTCGCCGGGGGATTCGGGAACTACCTGAATATTGAGAAAGCCATCACCATCGGCCTTTTGCCCGACCTGCCCCCTGACCGCTTTGAGTTCATAGGAAACAGCTCGGTGGCCGGGGCTCGAATAGGTCTGGTTTCCAATCATGCCTTCGAGAAAGCCGAAACCATCGCAAAGAAGATGACCTACTTCGAGCTTTCGGTGAGCCACGAATTCATGGACGAGTTCATTGCCGCTCTCTTCCTGCCTCACACCAACCAGGAGCTTTTCCCTTCGGTCATGGAGAGGACGAGATCAAAGGGGAATTCTTCTCAGGAAGCATCGGCATTGTGA
- a CDS encoding glycosyl transferase: MVEIGEENPGKVRTAEIIVAIPSYDEAEPIRLSTRTASEGLTRFYPDRPSVIIHYDDSPTEFRRDAFLAVDTEVPKIYLPSPEGAGGRGEHLRSLFMKAVDLKARAVIVVEADLESMTPRWISNLADPLFRDFGFVAPLYDRHRFEEAMTHIIAYPLTRTLYGRRVRHPLGGEFGFSGNLARIFLQNGTWEDLVSPPAVDIWMITLATNHRVHICQSLIHRRDPEKPGKETGDPGPLFDQVVRAIFTLMERYADYWKRVKWSRPTAVFGVPSDGRESSLGMTIDKKRFYERFIEGTGGSIDRLRAVLSAEVFSKLMEVAGIGLGRFDFPTELWAKILFDFAVAFHKDNNDGGGLLDSLRPLYYGRLLGFFNDIEKMSTRRAEQYVEEQCLIFEETKPYLIRRWADG, from the coding sequence ATGGTTGAGATCGGTGAAGAGAATCCTGGAAAGGTAAGAACAGCAGAGATCATTGTCGCCATCCCTTCATACGACGAGGCCGAGCCGATCCGCCTTTCAACAAGGACAGCAAGCGAGGGCCTGACCCGGTTCTATCCTGATCGACCTTCTGTCATCATTCACTACGACGACTCCCCCACGGAATTCAGGCGGGACGCCTTTCTGGCGGTTGACACCGAGGTGCCCAAGATCTATCTCCCCTCACCGGAGGGCGCCGGGGGGAGGGGCGAACACCTCCGGAGTCTCTTCATGAAGGCCGTGGACCTCAAGGCCAGAGCCGTCATTGTCGTAGAGGCAGACTTGGAGAGTATGACCCCCCGGTGGATCAGCAACCTCGCCGATCCGCTTTTCAGGGATTTCGGATTTGTCGCTCCCCTCTATGACCGGCATCGCTTCGAGGAGGCCATGACCCATATCATTGCCTATCCTCTGACCCGTACCCTTTACGGCAGGAGGGTCAGGCACCCCCTTGGAGGGGAATTCGGGTTCTCCGGAAACCTGGCCAGGATATTCTTGCAGAACGGGACCTGGGAGGATCTCGTCTCCCCTCCAGCCGTCGACATCTGGATGATCACCCTTGCCACGAACCACAGGGTTCATATCTGCCAGTCCCTTATCCACAGGCGCGATCCTGAAAAACCCGGAAAGGAGACCGGCGATCCCGGCCCCCTCTTCGATCAGGTTGTAAGGGCCATCTTCACCCTCATGGAGCGCTATGCAGACTACTGGAAACGGGTGAAGTGGAGCAGGCCTACGGCCGTGTTCGGAGTTCCATCGGATGGGAGGGAGAGTTCTCTGGGAATGACTATCGACAAGAAGAGATTCTATGAGAGATTCATCGAGGGAACCGGGGGATCAATCGATCGATTGAGGGCGGTCCTTTCTGCGGAGGTGTTCTCAAAGCTCATGGAAGTCGCAGGAATCGGGCTGGGTCGCTTCGATTTCCCCACCGAACTCTGGGCGAAGATCCTCTTCGACTTCGCCGTTGCCTTCCACAAAGACAACAACGACGGAGGCGGACTCCTCGATTCCCTGAGACCCCTCTATTACGGGAGACTCCTCGGTTTCTTCAACGACATCGAGAAGATGTCGACCCGCCGGGCCGAACAGTACGTGGAGGAACAGTGCCTCATCTTCGAGGAGACAAAACCCTACTTGATAAGACGCTGGGCCGACGGCTAG